A genomic segment from Conger conger chromosome 2, fConCon1.1, whole genome shotgun sequence encodes:
- the nat9 gene encoding N-acetyltransferase 9 has product MRINEDTMLEGKYVVLVPYNADHVPRYHQWMGSPELQKLTASEPLTLEQEYDMQRSWREDDDKCTFIILDKQLWADPAVQEQECMVGDINIFLTDPSDPSLAELEIMIAEPNYRGKGIGKEVIRMMICYGVIKLGVRKFEAKIGLDNKISIALFKKFKFQEQSVSDVFQEMTLELNVDEELQKWLLGDMSFMQEREYQKIRDSRQKASPPLTQ; this is encoded by the exons ATGAGAATAAACGAGGACACGATGTTGGAAGGAAAATATGTGGTATTGGTGCCTTACAATGCAGACCATGTACCCAG GTATCACCAGTGGATGGGCTCTCCTGAACTGCAGAAGCTCACTGCTTCAGAGCCACTTACCCTGGAACAGGAGTATGACATGCAGAGGAGCTGGAGAGAGGATGATGATA AATGCACCTTCATTATCCTGGACAAGCAGCTTTGGGCAGACCCCGCGGTACAGGAGCAGGAGTGCATGGTGGGAGATATCAATATCTTCCTCACAGATCCCAGTGATCCCTCCCTTGCAGAGTTGGAGATCATGATTGCAG aaCCCAACTACAGAGGCAAGGGGATTGGAAAAGAGGTTATACGAATGATGATCTGCTATG GAGTCATCAAACTTGGAGTCAGAAAATTTGAAGCCAAGATTGGGCTTGACAACAAAATCAGCATTGCCTTGTTCAAGAAGTTTAAATTTCAAGAg CAGTCGGTCAGTGACGTGTTTCAAGAGATGACACTGGAGCTGAATGTAGATGAAGAACTGCAAAAGTGGCTTCTGGGTGACATGAGCTTCATGCAGGAGAGGGAGTACCAGAAGATTCGGGACAGCAGGCAAAAAGCAAGCCCTCCCTTGACTCAGTAA